The following nucleotide sequence is from Aptenodytes patagonicus chromosome 6, bAptPat1.pri.cur, whole genome shotgun sequence.
tttttttattaaagtatgAATGCATTTATGCTGGAGAATAGTTTACATACATTGTAAAGCAACAAGCATATTTTCAAGAGGTGTGGGCCCTCCTCAATATGTCTCCGTGCTCAACCTACATGCTTTAACACTGGACTCACACATACACTCTCACGTACAAACATAGAGACCCACGAAACACAGACATAGAGCTATCTGCTTCCATTAGCTTTCTTTTAAGGCTTCTGTAAGGTGCCCTAGTGCCCCTAACATTACtgtaattatgaagaaaattgtaTAAAGGAGCAGCATTACTTGCAAACTATTGATCTGCTCTCGGCCTTAAGAAAATATCAAAGTGAAacaagtttttccttttatttgagtTTTATTAAACATCTGCAATTAAGAAAGGCGTGACTCTGTGTATCTGTGAACAAGGAAAGACAGGGGAATCTTAACATGAGCTTCTCAACCAGAACAGATGTTCAAACCTGACTCCTAAGGGACCGTTTCCTTTGATCTTTACAGTAACGCAGCCCCGGCTGTGCGACGAGGCACTGCCagctccatcccaccagggccaCCCGACCGGCAATGCGGAGACCGGTAACACGGAGTTGAGGCTACCGTGCTCGTATCGCTTCAGACCTGAGGTTGATGAGAAGTCACAGTTTAAGCACTGACAGACCCAAGTGTCCCTCAGCTCTTACCAGTGGGCCCCCCTCCTGCGGAGCACATCAGGGCTGGAAAATGCAGAGATAGCGGTGCTGGCTCGCTGTACCCCTAGCAATCGCAGAGTATTTTTGCCCACCCCTTTTTGGTATCCTGCAGTATATAGTCTGAAACTGCAACTACTGGTGCTGGGTGAAAGACGTGGCAGCAGGTATATTAAGAAAATAGGTACaatgaataaaataaaggatAGCATATGATATAATGTGTACATACAAGCATCTTCTTTCGTTTTTTATCTGTGAAATGTGAATTAACTGCAGAATGCCAGGCCATTAGTCTAAAAGGCTATGCATGGCTGTCTTAGCCTATGTACGGTCAAAGGATTTTTGTGATGCATCGCGGAGAAAGATTCTTCGGAAACCATTAGGGCTTTCCAGGTCTACTTGCTCTTGTGCTTCAGCCCCCAGCTAGGAATGCCAGAGGAGCAACTAATAAAATTGCCTGACCAGTCTTATAAGACAAACAGGAATGACTCTACTTCATGGTATGCACCTGAACTACGGAGACGAGAAAGGGACAGTGACGGGTGGgtgagagagaagggggagggagctttttttctcacttttacaacAGCAGCAGATTTCAATGTAACATAATTACTTTAATGATGCATATCTGTAGGTACTGAATTGctcttttgatttaaaaagctgGTCAGACGAGTGTTTGGCAGTCCTTTCATTCCCCAATTTCAATTGTTGCTTATTCATCTATCAGCTCTCATTCCCTAGGCCATTTCTGCCTTTGCTGAACCGCGAATGAGTTCAGTCAGCCATCGTCAGATTCAAATTCATGAGACACTTCCTCTGATGAGCTGTTCCTGTGGATCCGGCCATCGCTTTTCATGCTGTGAAAAGTCTTCTTAAAGGCCTCCATCATGGCATGGGCCAGCTTCTTGGCCTCCAGCTTGCTCTCACACTCTACAGCATGGCAGTCCATCTGGTAGGACAAGTCATCGTTGATCTCCCGATAGACCCAAGCAAAGATATTTGGGCTGACGTTGTGGTCAGCAGTGCAGTAGGCTATACGTGCTACCTGAAAGGTATCCATGTGGACTGTCGCCTCGCCTTTGAGGTCCAGATGATGCAGCCAGACTTGGAAAGGGCGAATTTCCAGAAGGGCGTTAGCTGGGTAAATATCCTCCCTGGCGAGCGTGTGCTTCTTCCATAATTCAATGACTGGTTTCTCTGTGCAGCCTGACAAAAATTGCATCCCTGTTGTGGAAACCTTACCCAAATATGTAACctgaaaagaagagcaaagaCAGGTGAAACACAGACAGCAGACTCCGGCGTTGCTTTCTGCCATCCCAGGGAACTTCCCtttatctgcaaaataaaagcacaccccctccccacccaccgcaAACTCCCCAATTTCCCCGTCATCTTCAGTAAAACAGTTTTCAGACTGCTTTCCAGATATTTGCTTTTtcagatgctgacttcaccaTTCAAACCCAGATGTTAAAAATGTTCAGTCTCTTGAGTTTCAAGGGACTTCACTCTCTTCAGCTCCCCTGGAAAGCCCAGCTTTAGAGCCCATGACTGTACCTCTAAGCTCATGTTAGCAAGCCTAAGTGctaaccacttttttttctttctactttattCAGATGATTTATTTGTATCGTATTTCAAACATTAATATTAGGGAGAAACATTAATATTAGGGAGACCGAGACATTCTCAGTTTGATAAGGCAAGGCTGCAGGGGGTCAGAAAAGCATGATCACGGCAGAAGGTTTTAAActgtttgaatgtttttttttccaaaatgatcCTGTTTTTCCACCACTTCTGCTGTTTTGACTTAAGTATTAAGCCAGGAATAGCTCAAAGCTGTTCAAAACTCTACCTTTGAGCAGGGCTGAGACATTTATTACCTCAATTTAAGAAAATACGCTGTTAAAATAATCTAGTAATAAATCTACCTTAGTTTAATCACATCATCTCTGTGCTTTTCTGCCTAGCTCTTTTGAATAAATATCCTGTTATCCAATCTGCACAGGAAAGCAAGGTGGTTTTAGTGCCCTTACTGTATTTTGTTCACCAAAAATCAAATTCACTGAGAGGTCCATATCAAAATTCTGTGTTAAGCCTGCGCAGAAACATTCCCCTAAATCTGTGCAGCTGCTAAAGAGGCTTTCTTCCACTTACAGCTGAATGGAAGATTATTTTATCTGGGAAAAGGGATTTCCTCTAGAAAAGACAAATCAACGCCACATAAATACAATTATGCAGATTATTCTACTTATTGCTGTTGTCAGAACGGTGCATTTAAGAACAACTATATGAAAGCAAAATTGCTGCTAATTTGTCTCTTGCAGCAGTAACTGCTTGAGGCAGAATCTTGTGCCTCTTGCTTGATGTCTTATGTGCATTTTACGCAAGgcgtttggaggaaaaaaagtaatccCTTGCACTTTCCAAACTAATTTCTTCAAAATTCTGTATTAAACATGCAGtatcagatatttttattttgtatatgctttaagaaatgcaaagaaaaaatatgggATTTCCACAtttaaacacagtaaaaaaaatcacCCCCACAAGGAATACAGGATTTGTATTCCATGCAAACAAAATTTtccataagaaaaatattttgctgcaagCTTCATAGGTTTTGTTAAACTGAGAGACCTAAATTAAGCCATAATTAGGAAAAAGCTTACAAAACATTCTTGGAAGTCCGTGTGGCTTAATCACGCCTGCCAAAAAACCAATTTCATAGCATTGACATTTCAAAATGGGAAGTCTTATTCTTTGCCTATAAATATTCATGCTTTGCACTGGGAATATGTTAAATCTTATAAAGCTTCATATTTTTTGAAACAGTGGGAAACACAACAGCTAGAACAGTTAACAAGGCAAGACCTACcagtgttttgctttattttattttattagcaatGAGAGTTGAGTTCCCTGAAGTACTGTGGAATAACTTAAAAGCAAACCTCAGAGCTCACAGCGCCAACTA
It contains:
- the PID1 gene encoding PTB-containing, cubilin and LRP1-interacting protein isoform X2; translated protein: MHFQTMLKTKLNVLTLRKEPLPTVIFHEPEAIELCTTTPLMKTRTHTGCKVTYLGKVSTTGMQFLSGCTEKPVIELWKKHTLAREDIYPANALLEIRPFQVWLHHLDLKGEATVHMDTFQVARIAYCTADHNVSPNIFAWVYREINDDLSYQMDCHAVECESKLEAKKLAHAMMEAFKKTFHSMKSDGRIHRNSSSEEVSHEFESDDG
- the PID1 gene encoding PTB-containing, cubilin and LRP1-interacting protein isoform X1, translated to MWQPATERLQHFQTMLKTKLNVLTLRKEPLPTVIFHEPEAIELCTTTPLMKTRTHTGCKVTYLGKVSTTGMQFLSGCTEKPVIELWKKHTLAREDIYPANALLEIRPFQVWLHHLDLKGEATVHMDTFQVARIAYCTADHNVSPNIFAWVYREINDDLSYQMDCHAVECESKLEAKKLAHAMMEAFKKTFHSMKSDGRIHRNSSSEEVSHEFESDDG
- the PID1 gene encoding PTB-containing, cubilin and LRP1-interacting protein isoform X3; this encodes MKRQQVTYLGKVSTTGMQFLSGCTEKPVIELWKKHTLAREDIYPANALLEIRPFQVWLHHLDLKGEATVHMDTFQVARIAYCTADHNVSPNIFAWVYREINDDLSYQMDCHAVECESKLEAKKLAHAMMEAFKKTFHSMKSDGRIHRNSSSEEVSHEFESDDG